In Geminicoccus roseus DSM 18922, a single window of DNA contains:
- a CDS encoding helix-turn-helix domain-containing protein, protein MKGKVNGLSAPGSGRARAQDIDRFVGNRMRARRTMLGLTQQQMADIIGVTYQQAHKYEKGVNRIAAGRLFQIAQALGVDVGFFFEGMSGIAEVSPSPQQRMLLELARNFIAMPNRRHQEALCTLARALAENDDN, encoded by the coding sequence ATGAAGGGGAAGGTCAACGGGCTTTCCGCGCCAGGCAGCGGCCGCGCACGGGCCCAGGACATCGACCGTTTCGTGGGCAACCGCATGCGCGCCCGCCGGACGATGCTGGGGCTCACCCAGCAGCAGATGGCCGACATCATCGGCGTGACCTACCAGCAGGCCCACAAATACGAGAAGGGGGTCAACCGGATCGCCGCCGGCCGGCTGTTCCAGATCGCGCAGGCCCTGGGCGTGGATGTCGGGTTCTTCTTCGAGGGGATGAGCGGCATCGCCGAGGTCAGCCCGTCCCCGCAGCAGCGCATGCTGCTGGAGCTGGCGCGAAACTTCATCGCCATGCCCAACCGCCGCCACCAGGAAGCCCTGTGCACCCTGGCCCGGGCGCTCGCCGAGAACGACGACAACTAG
- a CDS encoding BolA family protein has translation MRMTDRIRAALAPLEPLALQVDDRSADHRGHGGWREGGETHFDVMIVSASFRGQSRIARHRAVNALLAPLMEERIHALALRALTPEEAGSPQAS, from the coding sequence ATGAGGATGACCGACCGGATCCGCGCCGCCCTGGCGCCCCTGGAACCGCTGGCGCTGCAGGTGGACGACCGTTCCGCCGACCACCGCGGCCATGGGGGATGGCGGGAAGGAGGCGAGACCCATTTCGACGTGATGATCGTCTCGGCGAGCTTCCGCGGCCAGAGCCGGATCGCCCGCCACCGGGCGGTCAACGCCCTGCTGGCTCCGCTGATGGAGGAGCGGATCCATGCGCTGGCCCTGCGTGCGCTGACGCCCGAGGAAGCCGGTTCGCCGCAGGCCTCCTGA
- a CDS encoding amidase has protein sequence MDSSQLPYANLVDIAGLIRTKQISPVEVTAAMLERIEALQPRLHAYVTVTADQAMAQAKAAEAEIMSGRYRGPLHGVPIGLKDLCFTKGVKTTGGMAIYADYVPDEDGTVPARLTAAGAVTLGKLKMTEGAYAEHHPTVQAPLNPWNPAHWAGSSSSGSGVATAAGLCYGSIGSDTGGSIRFPSLMNNVTGLKPTWGRVSRHGSFVLSDTLDHLGPMTRCAADAAVMLHAIAGEDDRDPTTLLAPVPDYLGAVQAAGVFGARGLRIGIDRDYNTKDVDPRVVELTEAAAAVLASLGAELVEVEFPDSQSVLESWVAFCAYETAHVHRETYPSRRDEYGPTLAGFIDIGLAQGPLDLAAMAIERDRFKGRLARLFRKVDLVLIPGLFLPGPSLERLALGDPSELTRLLKYTAPLDVSGSPTITLPCGFSDIGVPVGFQLVGPHLSEQTLLCAGHAFQQATDWHTRHPEL, from the coding sequence ATGGATTCATCGCAGCTCCCTTATGCCAACCTGGTCGACATTGCCGGGCTGATCCGCACCAAACAGATCTCCCCGGTCGAGGTGACCGCGGCCATGCTGGAGCGCATCGAGGCGCTGCAGCCCAGGCTGCATGCCTACGTGACCGTGACCGCCGACCAGGCGATGGCGCAGGCCAAGGCCGCCGAGGCCGAGATCATGAGCGGCCGCTATCGCGGGCCGCTGCACGGCGTGCCGATCGGCCTGAAGGACCTCTGCTTCACCAAGGGCGTGAAGACCACCGGCGGCATGGCGATCTATGCCGACTACGTACCCGACGAAGACGGCACCGTGCCGGCGCGCCTGACCGCCGCCGGTGCGGTCACCCTCGGCAAGCTGAAGATGACCGAGGGCGCCTATGCCGAGCATCATCCCACGGTGCAGGCGCCGCTCAATCCCTGGAACCCGGCGCACTGGGCAGGCTCGTCCTCCTCGGGCTCGGGCGTCGCGACCGCCGCCGGCCTCTGCTACGGCTCGATCGGCTCGGATACCGGCGGCTCGATCCGCTTCCCGTCGCTGATGAACAACGTCACCGGCCTGAAGCCGACCTGGGGCCGGGTCAGCCGCCACGGCTCGTTCGTCCTGTCCGACACGCTGGACCATCTGGGCCCGATGACCCGGTGCGCCGCCGATGCTGCGGTGATGCTGCACGCGATCGCGGGCGAGGATGACCGCGACCCGACCACGCTGCTGGCCCCCGTCCCGGACTATCTGGGCGCGGTGCAGGCGGCCGGCGTGTTCGGCGCGCGCGGCCTGCGGATCGGCATCGACCGCGACTACAACACCAAGGACGTCGACCCGAGGGTGGTCGAGCTGACCGAGGCCGCCGCCGCGGTGCTGGCCTCGCTCGGCGCCGAGCTGGTGGAGGTCGAGTTCCCCGACAGCCAGTCGGTGCTGGAAAGCTGGGTGGCGTTCTGCGCCTACGAGACAGCCCATGTCCACCGGGAGACCTACCCCTCCCGCCGGGACGAGTACGGCCCGACCCTGGCCGGCTTCATCGACATCGGGCTGGCGCAGGGACCGCTCGACCTGGCGGCGATGGCGATCGAGCGCGACCGGTTCAAGGGCCGGCTCGCCCGTCTGTTCCGCAAGGTCGACCTGGTCCTGATCCCCGGCCTGTTCCTGCCCGGGCCGTCCCTGGAGCGGCTGGCCCTGGGCGATCCCTCGGAACTGACCCGCCTGCTCAAGTACACGGCACCTTTGGACGTCAGCGGCAGCCCGACCATCACGCTGCCCTGCGGCTTCTCCGACATCGGCGTGCCGGTGGGCTTCCAGCTGGTCGGCCCGCATCTGTCCGAGCAGACCCTGCTGTGCGCCGGCCACGCCTTCCAACAGGCCACGGACTGGCACACCCGCCATCCGGAACTGTGA